From one Bacteriovorax sp. BAL6_X genomic stretch:
- a CDS encoding site-specific integrase produces MGIKYDREKKHYVVTYHRRHPVTKQSKSIRRQGIKTKYEAERVYKELIIKMGEKFNENLHPLWPDLVEKFLDYYANCGIAKNTLKNYEQCIKANTFHIWGKKRINEFSTSEIRDFILDDCAKFSEAHRKSMLKYLRAVFRYAVEHDIIYRDPCPRLKFKKNEKIKKMLKEEEIKILLREAQERNHEWFPVWAVACYTGLRNGELYALKWENVDFQNRLIYITHSWNKINGLKTTKSGDDRVVEIAPSLMPVIKELYDNKEGEFVLPRIRDWETGTQAKPLKDFLKELNLPLIRFHDLRASWATIMLSKGIEPIKVMSMGGWKDLKTMQIYIRKSGIHIQGITNNLDFL; encoded by the coding sequence ATGGGAATTAAATACGACAGAGAAAAGAAACATTACGTGGTCACATACCATAGAAGGCATCCTGTAACGAAGCAATCTAAAAGCATAAGGCGTCAGGGAATTAAGACTAAGTATGAAGCGGAAAGGGTCTACAAAGAATTAATAATCAAGATGGGGGAGAAGTTTAACGAGAACCTTCATCCTCTTTGGCCCGATCTCGTTGAAAAGTTTTTAGACTACTACGCCAATTGTGGAATCGCTAAGAACACGCTTAAAAATTACGAGCAATGTATAAAAGCCAATACTTTTCATATTTGGGGAAAGAAAAGAATTAACGAATTTAGTACTTCTGAAATTAGAGATTTTATTTTAGATGACTGTGCTAAGTTTTCTGAGGCCCATCGAAAAAGTATGCTTAAGTATTTACGAGCTGTCTTTAGGTATGCAGTAGAGCATGACATCATTTATCGCGATCCTTGTCCCAGGCTTAAATTTAAAAAGAATGAGAAAATCAAAAAAATGCTTAAGGAAGAAGAAATAAAGATCCTTCTTAGAGAAGCACAAGAGAGAAACCATGAATGGTTTCCTGTCTGGGCAGTGGCCTGTTACACAGGACTTCGCAACGGAGAACTCTATGCTCTTAAGTGGGAGAACGTCGATTTTCAAAATAGGCTTATCTATATCACTCATTCTTGGAATAAGATTAATGGCCTTAAGACCACCAAGTCGGGGGATGATAGGGTCGTAGAAATTGCTCCTAGCCTTATGCCAGTTATCAAAGAGCTTTATGATAATAAAGAAGGGGAGTTTGTTCTTCCAAGGATTAGAGACTGGGAAACTGGCACTCAGGCAAAACCGTTAAAAGATTTCTTAAAAGAATTAAATCTCCCTCTTATTCGCTTTCATGATCTAAGAGCTTCATGGGCGACGATCATGCTTTCTAAAGGAATAGAGCCAATTAAGGTTATGTCTATGGGAGGTTGGAAGGATTTGAAGACGATGCAGATTTATATTCGCAAGTCAGGGATTCATATTCAGGGGATTACTAATAATTTAGATTTTTTATAG
- a CDS encoding helix-turn-helix transcriptional regulator has product MTAKKNEKKQTKKKNRRCDLKVETREGKLLKYLRESRNLSVRAVGRIMGISESTVCHSENGRRDLTKQIIASYLDVYGYSYDEFEKMLHGDIILPENMRGECIEIIKRLEPSKLRAVKAFLNTFIG; this is encoded by the coding sequence ATGACGGCCAAGAAAAACGAGAAAAAACAGACAAAGAAAAAGAACAGAAGATGCGATCTAAAGGTCGAAACGAGAGAAGGGAAGCTTCTTAAGTACCTTCGAGAATCACGAAATTTATCAGTCAGAGCCGTAGGCAGAATCATGGGAATTTCTGAGTCTACGGTTTGCCATTCAGAAAATGGAAGGCGAGACCTCACTAAACAAATCATCGCAAGCTATCTTGATGTTTATGGTTACAGCTATGACGAATTCGAGAAGATGCTCCACGGCGATATTATTCTTCCTGAGAATATGCGTGGCGAATGTATCGAAATAATTAAAAGGCTTGAACCATCTAAACTAAGAGCTGTTAAGGCTTTTTTAAATACCTTCATCGGTTAA
- a CDS encoding pyroglutamyl-peptidase I, with amino-acid sequence MKKVLITGFDAFGNNLINPSGEVVEATTANYSHLEVHKLILPTVFEKSLSILKKEAFFLNPDFIICFGLNEKAAEVNLEVIAHNLNDARIADNEGNCPVGEAIFKDGPVTYDSTLPLGEIEDALLAAQIPVAISRDCGRFVCNHVFYGIRHITQEKGMRAKAGFVHLPSFETMAMAQQVEALEVILAALNY; translated from the coding sequence ATGAAGAAGGTTTTAATCACAGGCTTTGATGCCTTTGGAAATAATCTCATTAACCCTAGTGGCGAGGTGGTGGAAGCAACCACGGCCAATTACTCACATCTTGAGGTTCACAAATTAATTCTTCCGACGGTTTTTGAAAAGAGTCTGTCGATTCTTAAAAAGGAAGCCTTCTTCTTAAACCCCGATTTTATCATCTGCTTTGGCCTCAATGAAAAGGCGGCCGAGGTGAACCTCGAGGTCATCGCCCATAATTTAAATGATGCCAGAATTGCTGATAACGAAGGCAATTGTCCGGTGGGAGAGGCGATCTTTAAGGACGGGCCAGTAACGTATGATTCAACACTTCCACTAGGTGAGATTGAAGATGCCCTTTTGGCCGCGCAGATTCCTGTTGCCATCTCTCGCGACTGTGGCCGCTTTGTGTGCAATCACGTCTTCTACGGCATTCGCCACATTACCCAAGAGAAGGGCATGCGCGCCAAGGCCGGCTTCGTTCATCTACCAAGCTTTGAGACCATGGCGATGGCCCAGCAGGTTGAGGCGCTTGAGGTGATTCTCGCCGCGCTAAATTACTAG